One window of the Camarhynchus parvulus chromosome 24, STF_HiC, whole genome shotgun sequence genome contains the following:
- the B3GAT1 gene encoding galactosylgalactosylxylosylprotein 3-beta-glucuronosyltransferase 1 isoform X2 yields MGNEELWAQSVLEMPKRRDILAIVLIVLPWTLLITVWHQSTIAPLLAVHKDDGGDSQRDLAAGLDSKEYCLSDRDIVEVVRTEYVYTRPPPWSDTLPTIHVVTPTYSRPVQKAELTRLANTLLHVPNLHWILVEDSQRRTPLITRLLRDTGLNYTHLNVETPRNYKLRGDMRDPRIPRGTMQRNLALRWLRETFHKNNSQPGIVYFADDDNTYSLELFEEMRSTRKVSVWPVAFVGGLRYESPKVNAAGKVYGWKTVFDPHRPFAIDMAGFAVNLRLILQRSQAYFKLRGVKGGYQESSLLRELVTLSDLEPKAANCTKILVWHTRTEKPVLVNEGKKGFTDPNVEI; encoded by the exons ATGG GTAATGAGGAGCTGTGGGCCCAGTCAGTCTTGGAGATGCCGAAGAGACGAGACATCCTGGCTATCGTGCTGATAGTTCTGCCCTGGACACTGCTAATCACCGTCTGGCACCAGAGCACCATTGCTCCTCTGCTTGCAGTGCACAAGG ATGATGGTGGTGACTCCCAGCGTGATCTCGCTGCAGGCTTGGACTCCAAGGAATACTGCCTGTCGGACCGGGACATAGTGGAGGTGGTGAGGACAGAGTACGTTTACACGCGCCCACCCCCGTGGTCGGACACGCTGCCCACCATCCATGTGGTCACCCCCACCTACAGCCGGCCTgtgcagaaggcagagctgacCAGGCTGGCCAACACGCTGCTGCACGTGCCCAACCTGCACTGGATCCTGGTGGAGGACTCGCAGCGCCGCACGCCGCTCATCACCCGCCTGCTGCGGGACACGGGGCTCAACTACACCCACCTGAACGTGGAGACCCCCCGCAACTACAAACTGCGAGGGGACATGAGGGACCCCCGCATCCCCCGCGGCACCATGCAGAGGAACCTGGCCCTCAGGTGGCTGAGAGAGACCTTTCACAAAAACAACAGCCAGCCCGGGATTGTTTACTTTGCTGATGATGATAACACCTACAGCCTGGAGCTCTTCGAGGAG ATGCGCAGCACCCGGAAGGTGTCGGTGTGGCCCGTGGCCTTTGTGGGCGGCCTGCGCTACGAGTCGCCCAAGGTGAACGCGGCAGGGAAGGTGTACGGCTGGAAAACCGTATTTGACCCACACAGGCCCTTCGCCATCGACATGGCTGGCTTTGCTGTCAACCTCAGGCTCATCCTGCAGCGCTCCCAGGCCTACTTCAAACTGCGCGGGGTCAAGGGCGGCTACCAGGAGAGCAGCCTGCTCCGCGAGCTGGTCACCCTCAGCGACCTCGAGCCCAAGGCTGCCAACTGCACTAAG ATTTTAGTGTGGCACACAAGGACAGAGAAGCCTGTGCTGGTGAACGAGGGCAAGAAAGGATTCACAGATCCCAATGTGGAAATCTGA
- the B3GAT1 gene encoding galactosylgalactosylxylosylprotein 3-beta-glucuronosyltransferase 1 isoform X5: protein MGLDSKEYCLSDRDIVEVVRTEYVYTRPPPWSDTLPTIHVVTPTYSRPVQKAELTRLANTLLHVPNLHWILVEDSQRRTPLITRLLRDTGLNYTHLNVETPRNYKLRGDMRDPRIPRGTMQRNLALRWLRETFHKNNSQPGIVYFADDDNTYSLELFEEMRSTRKVSVWPVAFVGGLRYESPKVNAAGKVYGWKTVFDPHRPFAIDMAGFAVNLRLILQRSQAYFKLRGVKGGYQESSLLRELVTLSDLEPKAANCTKILVWHTRTEKPVLVNEGKKGFTDPNVEI from the exons ATGG GCTTGGACTCCAAGGAATACTGCCTGTCGGACCGGGACATAGTGGAGGTGGTGAGGACAGAGTACGTTTACACGCGCCCACCCCCGTGGTCGGACACGCTGCCCACCATCCATGTGGTCACCCCCACCTACAGCCGGCCTgtgcagaaggcagagctgacCAGGCTGGCCAACACGCTGCTGCACGTGCCCAACCTGCACTGGATCCTGGTGGAGGACTCGCAGCGCCGCACGCCGCTCATCACCCGCCTGCTGCGGGACACGGGGCTCAACTACACCCACCTGAACGTGGAGACCCCCCGCAACTACAAACTGCGAGGGGACATGAGGGACCCCCGCATCCCCCGCGGCACCATGCAGAGGAACCTGGCCCTCAGGTGGCTGAGAGAGACCTTTCACAAAAACAACAGCCAGCCCGGGATTGTTTACTTTGCTGATGATGATAACACCTACAGCCTGGAGCTCTTCGAGGAG ATGCGCAGCACCCGGAAGGTGTCGGTGTGGCCCGTGGCCTTTGTGGGCGGCCTGCGCTACGAGTCGCCCAAGGTGAACGCGGCAGGGAAGGTGTACGGCTGGAAAACCGTATTTGACCCACACAGGCCCTTCGCCATCGACATGGCTGGCTTTGCTGTCAACCTCAGGCTCATCCTGCAGCGCTCCCAGGCCTACTTCAAACTGCGCGGGGTCAAGGGCGGCTACCAGGAGAGCAGCCTGCTCCGCGAGCTGGTCACCCTCAGCGACCTCGAGCCCAAGGCTGCCAACTGCACTAAG ATTTTAGTGTGGCACACAAGGACAGAGAAGCCTGTGCTGGTGAACGAGGGCAAGAAAGGATTCACAGATCCCAATGTGGAAATCTGA
- the B3GAT1 gene encoding galactosylgalactosylxylosylprotein 3-beta-glucuronosyltransferase 1 isoform X4, translating into MDDGGDSQRDLAAGLDSKEYCLSDRDIVEVVRTEYVYTRPPPWSDTLPTIHVVTPTYSRPVQKAELTRLANTLLHVPNLHWILVEDSQRRTPLITRLLRDTGLNYTHLNVETPRNYKLRGDMRDPRIPRGTMQRNLALRWLRETFHKNNSQPGIVYFADDDNTYSLELFEEMRSTRKVSVWPVAFVGGLRYESPKVNAAGKVYGWKTVFDPHRPFAIDMAGFAVNLRLILQRSQAYFKLRGVKGGYQESSLLRELVTLSDLEPKAANCTKILVWHTRTEKPVLVNEGKKGFTDPNVEI; encoded by the exons ATGG ATGATGGTGGTGACTCCCAGCGTGATCTCGCTGCAGGCTTGGACTCCAAGGAATACTGCCTGTCGGACCGGGACATAGTGGAGGTGGTGAGGACAGAGTACGTTTACACGCGCCCACCCCCGTGGTCGGACACGCTGCCCACCATCCATGTGGTCACCCCCACCTACAGCCGGCCTgtgcagaaggcagagctgacCAGGCTGGCCAACACGCTGCTGCACGTGCCCAACCTGCACTGGATCCTGGTGGAGGACTCGCAGCGCCGCACGCCGCTCATCACCCGCCTGCTGCGGGACACGGGGCTCAACTACACCCACCTGAACGTGGAGACCCCCCGCAACTACAAACTGCGAGGGGACATGAGGGACCCCCGCATCCCCCGCGGCACCATGCAGAGGAACCTGGCCCTCAGGTGGCTGAGAGAGACCTTTCACAAAAACAACAGCCAGCCCGGGATTGTTTACTTTGCTGATGATGATAACACCTACAGCCTGGAGCTCTTCGAGGAG ATGCGCAGCACCCGGAAGGTGTCGGTGTGGCCCGTGGCCTTTGTGGGCGGCCTGCGCTACGAGTCGCCCAAGGTGAACGCGGCAGGGAAGGTGTACGGCTGGAAAACCGTATTTGACCCACACAGGCCCTTCGCCATCGACATGGCTGGCTTTGCTGTCAACCTCAGGCTCATCCTGCAGCGCTCCCAGGCCTACTTCAAACTGCGCGGGGTCAAGGGCGGCTACCAGGAGAGCAGCCTGCTCCGCGAGCTGGTCACCCTCAGCGACCTCGAGCCCAAGGCTGCCAACTGCACTAAG ATTTTAGTGTGGCACACAAGGACAGAGAAGCCTGTGCTGGTGAACGAGGGCAAGAAAGGATTCACAGATCCCAATGTGGAAATCTGA
- the B3GAT1 gene encoding galactosylgalactosylxylosylprotein 3-beta-glucuronosyltransferase 1 isoform X3, whose amino-acid sequence MGNEELWAQSVLEMPKRRDILAIVLIVLPWTLLITVWHQSTIAPLLAVHKGLDSKEYCLSDRDIVEVVRTEYVYTRPPPWSDTLPTIHVVTPTYSRPVQKAELTRLANTLLHVPNLHWILVEDSQRRTPLITRLLRDTGLNYTHLNVETPRNYKLRGDMRDPRIPRGTMQRNLALRWLRETFHKNNSQPGIVYFADDDNTYSLELFEEMRSTRKVSVWPVAFVGGLRYESPKVNAAGKVYGWKTVFDPHRPFAIDMAGFAVNLRLILQRSQAYFKLRGVKGGYQESSLLRELVTLSDLEPKAANCTKILVWHTRTEKPVLVNEGKKGFTDPNVEI is encoded by the exons ATGG GTAATGAGGAGCTGTGGGCCCAGTCAGTCTTGGAGATGCCGAAGAGACGAGACATCCTGGCTATCGTGCTGATAGTTCTGCCCTGGACACTGCTAATCACCGTCTGGCACCAGAGCACCATTGCTCCTCTGCTTGCAGTGCACAAGG GCTTGGACTCCAAGGAATACTGCCTGTCGGACCGGGACATAGTGGAGGTGGTGAGGACAGAGTACGTTTACACGCGCCCACCCCCGTGGTCGGACACGCTGCCCACCATCCATGTGGTCACCCCCACCTACAGCCGGCCTgtgcagaaggcagagctgacCAGGCTGGCCAACACGCTGCTGCACGTGCCCAACCTGCACTGGATCCTGGTGGAGGACTCGCAGCGCCGCACGCCGCTCATCACCCGCCTGCTGCGGGACACGGGGCTCAACTACACCCACCTGAACGTGGAGACCCCCCGCAACTACAAACTGCGAGGGGACATGAGGGACCCCCGCATCCCCCGCGGCACCATGCAGAGGAACCTGGCCCTCAGGTGGCTGAGAGAGACCTTTCACAAAAACAACAGCCAGCCCGGGATTGTTTACTTTGCTGATGATGATAACACCTACAGCCTGGAGCTCTTCGAGGAG ATGCGCAGCACCCGGAAGGTGTCGGTGTGGCCCGTGGCCTTTGTGGGCGGCCTGCGCTACGAGTCGCCCAAGGTGAACGCGGCAGGGAAGGTGTACGGCTGGAAAACCGTATTTGACCCACACAGGCCCTTCGCCATCGACATGGCTGGCTTTGCTGTCAACCTCAGGCTCATCCTGCAGCGCTCCCAGGCCTACTTCAAACTGCGCGGGGTCAAGGGCGGCTACCAGGAGAGCAGCCTGCTCCGCGAGCTGGTCACCCTCAGCGACCTCGAGCCCAAGGCTGCCAACTGCACTAAG ATTTTAGTGTGGCACACAAGGACAGAGAAGCCTGTGCTGGTGAACGAGGGCAAGAAAGGATTCACAGATCCCAATGTGGAAATCTGA
- the B3GAT1 gene encoding galactosylgalactosylxylosylprotein 3-beta-glucuronosyltransferase 1 isoform X1, which produces MPKRRDILAIVLIVLPWTLLITVWHQSTIAPLLAVHKDDGGDSQRDLAAGLDSKEYCLSDRDIVEVVRTEYVYTRPPPWSDTLPTIHVVTPTYSRPVQKAELTRLANTLLHVPNLHWILVEDSQRRTPLITRLLRDTGLNYTHLNVETPRNYKLRGDMRDPRIPRGTMQRNLALRWLRETFHKNNSQPGIVYFADDDNTYSLELFEEMRSTRKVSVWPVAFVGGLRYESPKVNAAGKVYGWKTVFDPHRPFAIDMAGFAVNLRLILQRSQAYFKLRGVKGGYQESSLLRELVTLSDLEPKAANCTKILVWHTRTEKPVLVNEGKKGFTDPNVEI; this is translated from the exons ATGCCGAAGAGACGAGACATCCTGGCTATCGTGCTGATAGTTCTGCCCTGGACACTGCTAATCACCGTCTGGCACCAGAGCACCATTGCTCCTCTGCTTGCAGTGCACAAGG ATGATGGTGGTGACTCCCAGCGTGATCTCGCTGCAGGCTTGGACTCCAAGGAATACTGCCTGTCGGACCGGGACATAGTGGAGGTGGTGAGGACAGAGTACGTTTACACGCGCCCACCCCCGTGGTCGGACACGCTGCCCACCATCCATGTGGTCACCCCCACCTACAGCCGGCCTgtgcagaaggcagagctgacCAGGCTGGCCAACACGCTGCTGCACGTGCCCAACCTGCACTGGATCCTGGTGGAGGACTCGCAGCGCCGCACGCCGCTCATCACCCGCCTGCTGCGGGACACGGGGCTCAACTACACCCACCTGAACGTGGAGACCCCCCGCAACTACAAACTGCGAGGGGACATGAGGGACCCCCGCATCCCCCGCGGCACCATGCAGAGGAACCTGGCCCTCAGGTGGCTGAGAGAGACCTTTCACAAAAACAACAGCCAGCCCGGGATTGTTTACTTTGCTGATGATGATAACACCTACAGCCTGGAGCTCTTCGAGGAG ATGCGCAGCACCCGGAAGGTGTCGGTGTGGCCCGTGGCCTTTGTGGGCGGCCTGCGCTACGAGTCGCCCAAGGTGAACGCGGCAGGGAAGGTGTACGGCTGGAAAACCGTATTTGACCCACACAGGCCCTTCGCCATCGACATGGCTGGCTTTGCTGTCAACCTCAGGCTCATCCTGCAGCGCTCCCAGGCCTACTTCAAACTGCGCGGGGTCAAGGGCGGCTACCAGGAGAGCAGCCTGCTCCGCGAGCTGGTCACCCTCAGCGACCTCGAGCCCAAGGCTGCCAACTGCACTAAG ATTTTAGTGTGGCACACAAGGACAGAGAAGCCTGTGCTGGTGAACGAGGGCAAGAAAGGATTCACAGATCCCAATGTGGAAATCTGA